A window of Maioricimonas rarisocia genomic DNA:
ACGAGCAGGACGAGCACGGCGCTGACCCACTGCAACACCTGCGAGACGTAGTGTTCGTGGTGATGATCGCCTGTCAGCACATGATGGGCCAGATGGACCAGCGCTGCGACGCCCAGCAGGGAGACCGAATGGGTCGCAGCCGTCGTCAGCCCCATCAGGATCGCGTGCCAGGTTGCCCGGCGATTGCCGAGCAGATAGATAAACATTGCACTCTTGCCGTGGCCTGGTTCAAGGGCGGGCAACGCACCAAGGAGAAAGCTGAGCCCGACCGTGATTTCATGCGAATGCATCAGTCCAGCACTCTGCGAATCAGACAATACTCATCGCAATCCGTGTGGGAACAAGCGCGATCCGTGCGGGATGACCAGTTCATTGACCGTAGTCTGTGCGGAGACGACGAGCAACTTTCCGGCATGACTTCATCAAATCCAAACAGGCGAAAGGCCCCTGAGATCCGTGGATGACGCTGGTCGGTCCTGCACCGGGCGACTGCCGGAATCGGCGCAGGATCAACTGCCGCCTGCCGGTTGCCGACGACCGGTCCCGGCGAATCAGTAGGATTCGGCGAAGTGCCCGGTGTAAATGAACGGTTCCGTGTGGTCCGCGGTCTGCGTCGCACCGCCCTGGCGAGCATCGTGGTGGGCCCCGGCATGGCGGATCGGCGATTCTTCGGGGGCGGTCTGTTCCAGCGTCGCCAGGAGCCGGCGGGTTCCTTCGAGACTCGGATCGCGTTGCACGGCCTTTCGGAGGTGAACGAGCGCCCGTTCCTGCCGTCCGGTTCGGGCGAGGAGCATGCCGATGTTGTGATGGGCGGCCGCCGTCCCTGCTGCTGCCTCAAACTGGGTGAACGCTTCTTCGTACCGGTCCGAGGCAGCCAGCACCAGCTCCAGGTTGACTTGAGCCTGCGGATGGTCTTGCTGCAGTTCGAGGGCTTTGCGGAGTGCCTGTTCGGCATCCGCCAGCTTGCCCTGCGAGTACAGAAA
This region includes:
- a CDS encoding tetratricopeptide repeat protein, with the translated sequence MTFRYTLPILAMMLAGSGCANFSKTATRKPDEPEHRQLQAIDDHMKAEACRRTALELAAHEKDRHAIEQFKRAREISPDMEGIAHPLAVLYDQQGQVDAAEREYRRALKETPRAADLYNDYGYFLYSQGKLADAEQALRKALELQQDHPQAQVNLELVLAASDRYEEAFTQFEAAAGTAAAHHNIGMLLARTGRQERALVHLRKAVQRDPSLEGTRRLLATLEQTAPEESPIRHAGAHHDARQGGATQTADHTEPFIYTGHFAESY